One genomic window of Burkholderia diffusa includes the following:
- the ppsR gene encoding pyruvate, water dikinase regulatory protein: MLPTVFIVSDGTGITAETFAHSILSQFDQKFRLVRLPFVDSLDKAFATVEKINEAAVHDGRRAIVFTTLVDSESNDIVKRSNALVLDMFQRFVEPLEQELELKSSHAMGRGHQNADTEEYKTRIEAINFSLAHDDGQSNRNLSEADVILVGVSRSGKTPTSLYLAMQYGVKAANYPLIPEDFERGKLPSALSPHRDKLFGLSIDPQRLSEIRNERRPGSKYAAPENCRYEINEAEAMMRREGIKWLSSTHKSIEEIATTILQEIRLDRQSY; the protein is encoded by the coding sequence ATGCTGCCTACCGTTTTCATCGTCTCCGACGGCACCGGGATTACTGCCGAAACCTTCGCGCACTCGATCCTCTCGCAGTTCGACCAGAAATTCCGCCTCGTGCGCTTGCCGTTCGTCGACTCGCTCGACAAGGCCTTTGCGACAGTCGAGAAGATCAACGAAGCCGCGGTGCACGACGGCCGCCGCGCGATCGTATTCACGACGCTCGTCGACAGCGAGTCGAACGACATCGTCAAGCGCTCGAACGCGCTCGTACTCGATATGTTCCAGCGCTTCGTCGAGCCGCTCGAGCAGGAACTGGAGCTGAAGTCGAGCCACGCGATGGGCCGCGGCCACCAGAACGCCGATACCGAGGAATACAAGACGCGGATCGAGGCGATCAACTTCTCGCTCGCGCACGACGACGGCCAGTCGAACCGCAACCTGTCGGAAGCCGACGTGATCCTGGTCGGCGTGTCGCGCAGCGGCAAGACGCCGACGAGCCTGTACCTCGCGATGCAGTACGGCGTGAAGGCCGCCAACTACCCGCTGATTCCGGAAGACTTCGAGCGCGGCAAACTGCCGTCGGCGCTGTCGCCGCATCGCGACAAGCTGTTCGGGCTGTCGATCGACCCGCAGCGCCTGTCGGAGATCCGCAACGAGCGCCGCCCGGGCAGCAAGTACGCGGCGCCAGAGAACTGCCGCTACGAGATCAACGAGGCCGAGGCGATGATGCGTCGCGAAGGGATCAAGTGGCTGTCGTCGACGCACAAGTCGATCGAGGAGATCGCCACGACGATCCTGCAGGAAATCCGTCTCGACCGGCAGTCGTACTGA
- a CDS encoding RnfH family protein — MLSIEVCYALPDRQTLIPVSLPEGATVRAAIDASGVLALHPEIDLAHAKTGVFGKLAPLDAPLADHDRVEIYRPLIVDPKLARQRRVDKTRREGSIEGRKWMHKDAR, encoded by the coding sequence ATGCTGTCGATCGAAGTCTGTTACGCGCTGCCGGATCGCCAGACGCTGATTCCGGTGTCGCTGCCCGAAGGCGCGACGGTGCGCGCGGCGATCGACGCGAGCGGCGTGCTCGCGCTGCACCCGGAAATCGACCTCGCGCACGCAAAAACCGGCGTGTTCGGCAAGCTCGCGCCGCTCGACGCGCCGCTCGCCGATCATGACCGTGTCGAGATCTACCGCCCGTTGATCGTCGATCCGAAGCTCGCGCGCCAGCGGCGCGTCGACAAGACCCGCCGCGAGGGCTCCATCGAGGGCCGCAAGTGGATGCACAAGGACGCGCGCTGA
- a CDS encoding glutaminyl-peptide cyclotransferase — MRRSTADILREYGPFPGVDGVHGVTFDGQRIWFASGDKLNALDPERGTTVRALDVAAHAGTAFDGRHLFQIVEDRIEKIDPDSGRVLATIPAPGGGADSGLAWAEGTLWVGQYRERKIHQVDPQSGAVLRTIASNRFVTGVTWVDGELWHGTWEADESELRRIDPRTGQVLEQVDMPTGIGVSGLESDGRDLFYCGGGNSGKLRAVRRPARAPADGDNASASEQAER; from the coding sequence ATGAGACGCTCCACCGCAGACATCCTCCGCGAATACGGCCCGTTTCCGGGCGTCGACGGCGTGCACGGCGTCACGTTCGACGGGCAGCGCATCTGGTTCGCGTCCGGCGACAAGCTGAACGCGCTCGACCCGGAACGCGGCACGACCGTGCGCGCACTCGACGTCGCCGCGCACGCGGGCACCGCGTTCGACGGGCGTCACTTGTTCCAGATCGTCGAGGACCGCATCGAGAAGATCGATCCCGATTCGGGCCGCGTGCTCGCGACGATTCCGGCGCCCGGCGGCGGCGCTGATTCGGGGCTCGCGTGGGCCGAAGGCACGCTGTGGGTCGGCCAGTATCGCGAGCGCAAGATTCATCAGGTGGATCCGCAATCGGGCGCCGTGCTGCGCACGATCGCATCGAACCGCTTCGTCACCGGCGTGACATGGGTCGATGGCGAGCTATGGCACGGCACCTGGGAAGCAGACGAGAGCGAGCTGCGGCGGATCGATCCGCGCACCGGGCAAGTGCTCGAACAGGTCGACATGCCGACGGGTATCGGCGTATCGGGGCTGGAATCCGACGGTCGCGACCTCTTCTACTGCGGCGGCGGCAACAGCGGCAAGCTGCGCGCGGTGCGCCGCCCTGCGCGAGCACCCGCGGACGGCGACAATGCTTCGGCATCCGAGCAGGCCGAGCGCTGA
- the ppsA gene encoding phosphoenolpyruvate synthase — MTNAANVAKDQAYVIPFEQLRMTDVEIVGGKNASLGEMISQLSEAGVRVPTGFATTALAFRDFLKHNDLTDRIAKRLESLDIDDVKALAEAGAEIRKWIVDAPLQARLEQEIRAQFEILKNGSPGELSFAVRSSATAEDLPDASFAGQQESYLNVVGIDDVLDRMKHVFASLYNDRAISYRVHKGFTHAEVALSAGVQRMVRSDVGAAGVMFTIDTESGFKDAVFITSSYGLGETVVQGAVNPDEFYVFKTTLAQDKYPIIRRSIGSKLIKMEFTQPGEPGRVKTVDVPHEQRNRYSITDEDVIELAKYAVIIEKHYQRPMDIEWGKDGRDGKIFILQARPETVKSQASGKAEQRFKLKGQSQVLATGRAIGQKIGAGPVRVIQDPSEMERVQPGDVLVADMTDPNWEPVMKRAAAIVTNRGGRTCHAAIIARELGVPAVVGCGDATDVLKDGALVTVSCAEGDEGKIYDGLLETEVTEVQRGELPEIPVKIMMNVGNPQLAFDFSQLPNGGVGLARLEFIINNNIGVHPKAILEYPNIDQDLKKAVESVARGHASPRQFYVDKLTEGVATIAAAFYPKPVIVRLSDFKSNEYKKLIGGSRYEPDEENPMLGFRGASRYIAEDFAQAFEMECRALKRVRDEMGLTNVEIMVPFVRTVKQAERVVGLLEKFGLKRGENGLRLVMMCEVPTNAILAEEFLEHFDGFSIGSNDLTQLTLGLDRDSGMELLAVDFDERDPAVKFLLKRAIDTCRKMGKYVGICGQGPSDHPDFAQWLTDEGIVSISLNPDTIIDTWQALANRK; from the coding sequence ATGACTAACGCAGCAAACGTCGCAAAGGACCAGGCGTATGTAATCCCGTTCGAGCAGTTGCGGATGACCGATGTGGAGATCGTGGGCGGCAAGAATGCGTCGCTCGGCGAGATGATCAGCCAGCTTTCCGAGGCAGGCGTTCGCGTACCCACCGGTTTCGCCACGACCGCGCTCGCCTTCCGTGATTTCCTCAAGCACAACGATCTGACCGATCGCATCGCCAAGCGTCTCGAGTCGCTCGACATCGACGACGTGAAGGCGCTCGCCGAAGCCGGTGCCGAAATCCGCAAGTGGATCGTCGACGCGCCGCTGCAGGCACGCCTCGAGCAGGAAATCCGCGCACAGTTCGAGATCCTGAAGAACGGCTCGCCGGGCGAGTTGTCGTTCGCCGTGCGTTCGTCCGCCACCGCGGAAGACCTGCCCGACGCATCGTTCGCCGGTCAGCAGGAGTCGTACCTGAACGTCGTCGGCATCGACGACGTGCTCGATCGCATGAAGCACGTGTTCGCGTCGCTGTACAACGACCGCGCGATCTCGTACCGCGTGCACAAGGGCTTCACGCACGCCGAAGTCGCGCTGTCGGCCGGCGTGCAGCGCATGGTCCGCTCGGACGTCGGTGCGGCGGGCGTGATGTTCACGATCGACACCGAATCGGGCTTCAAGGACGCCGTGTTCATCACGTCGAGCTACGGCCTGGGCGAAACCGTCGTGCAGGGCGCCGTGAACCCGGACGAGTTCTATGTGTTCAAGACGACGCTCGCGCAGGACAAGTACCCGATCATCCGCCGCTCGATCGGCTCGAAGCTGATCAAGATGGAATTCACGCAGCCGGGCGAGCCGGGCCGCGTGAAGACGGTCGACGTGCCGCACGAGCAGCGCAACCGCTACTCGATCACCGACGAAGACGTGATCGAGCTGGCGAAGTACGCGGTCATCATCGAGAAGCACTACCAGCGTCCGATGGACATCGAGTGGGGCAAGGACGGTCGCGACGGCAAGATCTTCATCCTGCAGGCGCGTCCGGAAACGGTGAAGAGCCAGGCGAGCGGCAAGGCGGAGCAGCGCTTCAAGCTGAAGGGTCAGTCGCAGGTGCTGGCGACCGGCCGTGCGATCGGCCAGAAGATCGGTGCGGGCCCCGTGCGCGTGATCCAGGATCCGTCGGAAATGGAACGCGTGCAGCCGGGCGACGTGCTGGTGGCGGACATGACCGACCCGAACTGGGAGCCGGTGATGAAGCGCGCGGCGGCAATCGTCACGAATCGTGGCGGCCGGACCTGCCACGCGGCGATCATCGCGCGTGAGCTCGGCGTGCCGGCAGTCGTTGGCTGCGGCGACGCGACCGACGTGCTGAAGGACGGCGCGCTCGTCACGGTGTCGTGCGCGGAAGGCGACGAAGGCAAGATCTACGACGGGCTGCTCGAGACGGAAGTCACGGAAGTGCAGCGTGGCGAGCTGCCGGAAATCCCGGTCAAGATCATGATGAACGTCGGCAACCCGCAACTCGCGTTCGACTTCTCGCAACTGCCGAACGGTGGTGTTGGTCTCGCGCGTCTCGAGTTCATCATCAACAACAACATCGGCGTGCATCCGAAGGCGATCCTCGAGTACCCGAACATCGACCAGGACCTGAAAAAGGCGGTCGAGAGCGTCGCACGCGGTCACGCGTCGCCGCGCCAGTTCTACGTCGACAAGCTGACGGAAGGTGTCGCGACGATCGCAGCCGCGTTCTATCCGAAGCCCGTGATCGTGCGTCTGTCCGACTTCAAGTCGAACGAGTACAAGAAGCTGATCGGCGGTTCGCGCTACGAGCCGGACGAGGAAAACCCGATGCTGGGCTTCCGCGGCGCGTCGCGCTACATCGCCGAAGACTTCGCACAGGCGTTCGAGATGGAGTGCCGTGCACTGAAGCGCGTTCGCGACGAGATGGGCCTGACCAACGTCGAGATCATGGTGCCGTTCGTGCGGACCGTGAAGCAGGCGGAGCGCGTTGTCGGCCTGCTCGAGAAGTTCGGCCTGAAGCGCGGCGAGAACGGCCTGCGTCTCGTGATGATGTGTGAAGTCCCGACCAACGCGATCCTCGCCGAAGAGTTCCTCGAGCACTTCGACGGTTTCTCGATCGGTTCGAACGACCTCACGCAGCTCACGCTCGGCCTCGACCGCGACTCCGGCATGGAGCTGCTGGCGGTCGACTTCGACGAACGCGACCCGGCCGTCAAGTTCCTGCTCAAGCGTGCGATCGATACCTGCCGCAAGATGGGCAAGTACGTCGGTATCTGTGGTCAAGGCCCGTCCGATCACCCGGACTTCGCGCAATGGCTGACCGACGAAGGCATCGTCTCGATCTCGCTGAACCCGGACACGATCATCGATACGTGGCAGGCGCTCGCCAACCGGAAGTAA
- a CDS encoding DUF2182 domain-containing protein has protein sequence MSAATKPAAAGTAGGGRRAFGAVLVTVLGAAIWATLAQHASMNAMGGMPMAGDWTLSAGWLRPCGWRAGRAFAAFAGMWGAMTVAMMLPVLAPVLWRYRQSLGPVGEARAAWWVAVMGAGYFSVWMALGAMLFPGGTALAAAAARLPALAAAMPFAAGAVVLGAGVLQLSGWKARRLACCRHAPDDASARRAGAAAAVAWWYGVRTALRCGACCGNLMAAALVAGMMDLRVMAAVTVAVAAERLAPGGERVARIVGGLVIGAGAAIIACAAARLV, from the coding sequence ATGAGCGCGGCGACGAAACCGGCTGCGGCCGGCACTGCGGGCGGTGGCCGGCGTGCATTCGGCGCCGTGCTCGTCACGGTATTGGGCGCCGCCATCTGGGCGACGCTCGCGCAGCACGCATCGATGAACGCGATGGGCGGCATGCCGATGGCGGGCGACTGGACGCTGTCGGCCGGATGGCTCAGACCGTGCGGATGGCGGGCAGGGCGCGCGTTCGCCGCGTTCGCAGGCATGTGGGGCGCGATGACGGTGGCGATGATGCTGCCGGTGCTGGCGCCGGTGCTCTGGCGATACCGGCAGAGCCTTGGCCCGGTGGGCGAGGCGCGTGCGGCATGGTGGGTCGCGGTCATGGGCGCCGGGTACTTCTCCGTGTGGATGGCGCTCGGCGCGATGCTGTTTCCTGGTGGCACAGCATTGGCGGCGGCGGCCGCGCGGCTGCCCGCGCTCGCCGCCGCGATGCCGTTCGCGGCCGGCGCGGTCGTGCTCGGCGCGGGCGTGCTGCAGTTGTCGGGTTGGAAGGCGCGCCGGCTCGCCTGTTGCCGGCATGCACCGGACGACGCAAGCGCGCGGCGGGCGGGAGCAGCGGCCGCGGTTGCGTGGTGGTACGGCGTGCGAACCGCGCTACGTTGCGGCGCTTGCTGCGGGAACCTGATGGCCGCTGCGCTGGTAGCCGGCATGATGGATCTGCGCGTGATGGCCGCGGTGACCGTGGCGGTCGCCGCCGAGCGGCTGGCGCCGGGCGGCGAACGCGTCGCGCGGATCGTCGGCGGCCTTGTGATCGGCGCCGGCGCGGCGATAATCGCGTGCGCCGCGGCGAGGCTGGTCTAG
- a CDS encoding DUF899 domain-containing protein yields the protein MTNHLTGTRAEWLTARRALLDAEKTLTRQSDELARRRQALPWVRVDKAYRFDTEDGPATLDDLFGGRSQLLVYHFMFGPDYKAGCPSCSALADGFDGFAIHLANHDVTLAAVSRAPLAKLLAYRRRMGWHFPWASSDGGEFNFDFNVSFTETQQRTGDVEYNYARAGHAMDMDPPPAAVAQFAATCGTDAATYARDRPGMSAFVREDGVVYHTYSTYARGLDGLWGMYQWLDRAPLGRNERGVWWRRHDEYALG from the coding sequence ATGACGAACCATCTCACCGGAACGCGCGCCGAATGGTTGACTGCGCGCCGCGCGCTGCTCGATGCGGAAAAGACGTTGACGCGGCAGAGCGACGAACTCGCGCGGCGTCGCCAGGCACTGCCATGGGTGCGCGTCGACAAGGCTTACCGGTTCGACACCGAGGACGGTCCGGCGACACTCGACGACCTGTTCGGCGGCCGCTCGCAACTGCTCGTCTATCACTTCATGTTCGGCCCCGACTACAAGGCCGGCTGCCCGTCGTGCTCGGCGCTCGCCGACGGTTTCGACGGCTTTGCGATCCATCTCGCGAACCACGACGTGACGCTCGCGGCGGTGTCGCGCGCGCCGCTCGCAAAGCTGCTCGCGTACCGGCGGCGGATGGGCTGGCATTTTCCGTGGGCGTCATCGGACGGCGGCGAGTTCAATTTCGACTTCAACGTGTCGTTCACCGAAACGCAGCAACGCACAGGCGACGTCGAATACAACTATGCGCGGGCCGGTCACGCGATGGACATGGACCCGCCGCCGGCGGCCGTCGCCCAGTTCGCGGCGACCTGCGGCACCGACGCCGCCACGTACGCGCGCGACCGGCCGGGGATGAGCGCGTTCGTGCGAGAGGACGGCGTCGTCTATCACACGTATTCGACATACGCACGCGGGCTCGACGGGCTGTGGGGGATGTACCAGTGGCTCGATCGAGCGCCGCTCGGGCGCAACGAGAGGGGCGTGTGGTGGCGCCGCCATGACGAATACGCGCTCGGTTGA
- a CDS encoding DNA-binding protein, producing MDSLITAAARALAAGDPLGALNRVALRDDAPALALRGIAMAQLGDFERARALVRGAARAFGAKEAVARARCVVAEAEIALASRDLGWPSCALEAACATLDAHGDRANAAHARYLGVRRLLLIGHVDDAERQLANLDPAPLPAASRAAHELIAAGIAMRRIRPRFARAALARARAAAQDAGIAALTAEVETAARMLDTPAARLIARGASRLVLLDEVEALLESNALVVDACRHAVRDARTTVSLARPVDERHAAVLALLADGEAWSSSALALALGASQRTVQRALDALAEADKVRALGRGRARRWMTPPLPGFATTLLLPAPLPGD from the coding sequence ATGGATTCGCTGATCACGGCCGCCGCGCGCGCGCTCGCGGCAGGCGATCCGCTCGGTGCGCTGAACCGCGTTGCACTGCGCGACGACGCGCCGGCGCTCGCGTTGCGCGGAATCGCGATGGCCCAACTCGGCGATTTCGAGCGCGCGCGGGCGCTCGTGCGCGGCGCGGCACGCGCGTTCGGCGCGAAGGAAGCCGTCGCGCGGGCGCGCTGCGTCGTCGCGGAAGCCGAAATCGCGCTGGCGTCTCGCGACCTCGGCTGGCCATCGTGCGCCCTCGAAGCCGCCTGCGCGACGCTCGACGCGCACGGCGATCGCGCGAACGCCGCGCACGCGCGCTATCTCGGCGTGCGCCGACTGCTGCTGATCGGACACGTCGACGATGCGGAGCGGCAGCTCGCGAACCTCGATCCCGCACCGCTGCCGGCCGCATCGCGCGCGGCCCACGAACTGATCGCGGCCGGCATCGCGATGCGCCGCATCCGCCCGCGCTTCGCGCGCGCGGCACTGGCCCGTGCCCGCGCGGCCGCACAGGACGCCGGCATTGCCGCGCTGACGGCCGAAGTCGAGACGGCCGCACGCATGCTCGATACGCCGGCCGCGCGACTCATCGCGCGCGGGGCGTCGCGGCTCGTGCTGCTCGACGAGGTCGAGGCGCTGCTGGAATCGAACGCGCTGGTCGTCGATGCATGTCGCCACGCTGTACGCGATGCACGCACGACCGTGTCGCTCGCGCGTCCGGTCGACGAACGCCACGCGGCCGTGCTGGCGCTGCTCGCGGACGGCGAGGCGTGGTCGAGTTCCGCGCTCGCGCTCGCGCTCGGCGCGAGCCAGCGCACCGTGCAGCGCGCGCTCGACGCGCTCGCCGAAGCGGACAAGGTTCGCGCGCTCGGGCGCGGTCGCGCGCGCCGCTGGATGACGCCGCCGCTGCCCGGATTCGCGACGACCTTGTTACTCCCCGCACCGCTGCCGGGCGATTAG
- the smpB gene encoding SsrA-binding protein SmpB, producing MSIIDNRKAHFDYHIEERYEAGLVLEGWEVKALRAGRGQIKEGYVVVKNAEIFLIGTHISPLPEASTHIKPDPVRTRKLLLHRDEIKKLIGKVEQRGYTLVPLNFHYKGGRVKCDIALAKGKKLHDKRETEKKRDWEREKARIMRAGA from the coding sequence ATGAGCATCATCGACAACAGGAAAGCGCACTTCGATTATCACATCGAGGAACGCTACGAGGCGGGGCTCGTGCTGGAGGGCTGGGAAGTCAAGGCGCTGCGCGCCGGACGCGGCCAGATCAAGGAAGGCTACGTCGTGGTCAAGAACGCCGAGATCTTCCTGATCGGCACCCACATCAGCCCGCTGCCCGAAGCCTCGACACACATCAAGCCCGATCCGGTCCGCACGCGCAAGCTGCTGCTGCACCGCGACGAAATCAAGAAACTGATCGGCAAGGTCGAGCAGCGCGGCTACACGCTCGTGCCGTTGAACTTCCACTACAAGGGCGGTCGCGTGAAATGCGACATCGCGCTCGCGAAGGGCAAGAAGCTGCACGACAAGCGCGAAACCGAGAAGAAGCGCGACTGGGAGCGCGAAAAGGCCCGCATCATGCGCGCCGGCGCCTGA
- a CDS encoding NfeD family protein, producing the protein MMSGHLFWWVGVGVLVVAELLTGTFYLLMIALGFLAGGVLQLAGFAPHVQFGVAAAVAIIAMIVLRRSGLGRKQKRDTSTNPDVNLDIGSTVTVDAWHDGRARVQYRGADWDVELAHGERDDARVYQVRAVRGNCLVVVAKPAG; encoded by the coding sequence ATGATGTCGGGGCATCTGTTCTGGTGGGTCGGAGTCGGCGTGCTGGTCGTCGCCGAATTGCTGACCGGCACGTTCTATCTGCTGATGATCGCGCTCGGCTTTCTCGCGGGCGGAGTGCTGCAACTGGCCGGTTTCGCGCCGCACGTGCAGTTCGGCGTGGCCGCCGCGGTCGCGATCATCGCGATGATCGTGCTGCGTCGGTCGGGGCTCGGGCGCAAGCAGAAGCGCGACACGTCGACGAATCCCGACGTCAATCTCGATATCGGCTCGACCGTCACGGTCGACGCGTGGCATGACGGCCGCGCGCGCGTGCAATATCGCGGCGCCGACTGGGACGTCGAACTCGCGCACGGCGAGCGCGACGATGCGCGCGTGTACCAAGTGCGCGCCGTGCGCGGCAACTGTCTCGTGGTCGTAGCGAAACCCGCGGGCTGA
- a CDS encoding SPFH domain-containing protein, with amino-acid sequence MDSLIIWVVLLVIAIVIVSKTVKIVPQQHAWVLERFGRYHATLSPGLNIVLPFVDRIAYRHVLKEIPLDVPSQICITRDNTQLQVDGVLYFQVTDPMKASYGSSNFVLAITQLAQTTLRSVVGKLELDKTFEERDFINHNIVSALDQAAANWGVKVLRYEIKDLTPPKEILHAMQAQITAEREKRALIAASEGRKQEQINLASGAREAAIQKSEGERQAAINQAQGEAAAILAVAEANAQAIQKIANAIQSQGGMDAVNLKVAEQYVGAFSNLAKQGNTLIVPSNLSDLGTAIASALSIVKNAAPAAGGKG; translated from the coding sequence ATGGATTCGCTGATCATCTGGGTCGTCCTGCTCGTCATCGCCATCGTGATCGTGTCGAAGACGGTGAAGATCGTGCCGCAGCAGCATGCGTGGGTGCTCGAACGCTTCGGGCGCTATCATGCGACGCTGTCGCCCGGTCTCAATATCGTGCTGCCGTTCGTCGACCGGATCGCCTACCGGCACGTGCTGAAGGAAATTCCGCTCGACGTGCCGAGCCAGATCTGCATCACGCGCGACAACACGCAGTTGCAGGTCGACGGCGTGCTGTACTTCCAGGTGACCGATCCGATGAAGGCCTCGTACGGATCGAGCAACTTCGTGCTCGCGATCACGCAGCTCGCGCAGACGACGCTGCGGTCGGTCGTCGGCAAGCTCGAACTCGACAAGACCTTCGAGGAACGCGACTTCATCAACCACAACATCGTGTCGGCGCTCGACCAGGCCGCCGCGAACTGGGGCGTGAAAGTGCTGCGTTACGAGATCAAGGACCTGACTCCGCCGAAGGAGATCCTGCACGCGATGCAGGCGCAGATCACCGCCGAGCGGGAAAAGCGCGCGCTGATCGCCGCTTCCGAGGGCCGCAAGCAGGAGCAGATCAACCTCGCGTCGGGCGCGCGCGAAGCGGCGATCCAGAAGTCCGAAGGCGAGCGGCAGGCCGCGATCAATCAGGCGCAGGGCGAGGCGGCAGCGATTCTCGCGGTGGCCGAGGCGAACGCGCAGGCCATCCAGAAGATCGCGAACGCGATCCAGTCGCAGGGCGGGATGGATGCCGTGAACCTTAAGGTTGCCGAGCAGTACGTCGGCGCGTTCTCGAACCTCGCGAAACAGGGCAATACGCTGATCGTGCCGTCGAACCTGTCGGATCTCGGCACCGCGATCGCGTCGGCGCTCTCGATCGTCAAGAACGCGGCGCCGGCCGCAGGCGGGAAGGGCTGA
- a CDS encoding type II toxin-antitoxin system RatA family toxin — MADVQKTVLIRHSAEQMFDLVTDVADYPNFLPWCGGVEIRRQDDSGMEARIDINFKGIKQHFATRNTQQRPTRIDMEFADGPFKKFTGSWRFIPLRSDACKIEFALHYEFSSILLEKIIGPVFSHIANTFVDSFVKRADQRYGKG; from the coding sequence ATGGCAGATGTCCAGAAAACCGTATTGATCCGCCATTCGGCGGAACAGATGTTCGACCTCGTCACCGACGTGGCCGATTACCCCAATTTCCTGCCCTGGTGCGGCGGCGTCGAGATTCGCCGTCAGGACGACAGCGGGATGGAAGCGCGCATCGACATCAACTTCAAGGGCATCAAGCAGCATTTCGCGACGCGCAACACGCAGCAGCGCCCGACGCGGATCGACATGGAGTTTGCCGACGGCCCGTTCAAGAAGTTCACCGGTTCGTGGCGCTTCATCCCGCTGCGCTCCGACGCATGCAAGATCGAGTTTGCGTTGCACTACGAGTTCTCGAGCATCCTGCTCGAGAAGATCATCGGGCCCGTGTTCAGCCATATCGCGAACACGTTCGTCGATTCGTTCGTCAAGCGCGCCGATCAGCGCTACGGGAAGGGGTGA
- a CDS encoding DMT family transporter → MQRGVVYGVLAGALWGMVFLVPRLMTDFSPLLLSAGRYAMYGLVSLAAALPAVRSLLARLTREDLVALAKLALIGNVAYYMLLSGAVHLIGIAPSSLIVGVLPVTVTLAGLGDRGAMPLRRLAAPLALVIAGIVCINVDLFTSEAAHATTLGQKLAGIACATGALASWTWYAVANTRYLQRHHHFGGNEWSVLWGVVTGLIGGLCWLAILALPAGTVQAAVPASRWQLFWLLNLVLAIGASWLGNGLWNAASKRLPLTLSGQLIVFETVFAMLYAFVYDQRMPRVLEIAALALLLAGVYGSVRRHGDTHAGSDTPGRTTANANANITAH, encoded by the coding sequence ATGCAGCGCGGTGTGGTGTATGGCGTCCTCGCGGGCGCGTTGTGGGGGATGGTCTTTCTCGTGCCACGGCTGATGACCGACTTCTCGCCGCTGCTGCTGAGCGCGGGCCGCTACGCGATGTACGGCCTCGTGTCGCTGGCGGCGGCACTGCCGGCCGTCCGTTCGCTGCTCGCGCGGTTGACCCGCGAGGATCTCGTCGCGCTCGCGAAGCTCGCGCTGATCGGCAACGTCGCGTACTACATGCTGCTGTCCGGCGCCGTGCACCTGATTGGCATCGCGCCCAGCTCGCTGATCGTCGGCGTGTTGCCCGTGACCGTCACGCTCGCCGGCCTCGGCGACCGGGGCGCGATGCCGCTGCGCCGCCTCGCCGCCCCGCTCGCGCTGGTGATCGCCGGCATCGTCTGCATCAACGTCGACCTCTTCACATCGGAAGCCGCGCACGCGACAACGCTCGGCCAGAAGCTCGCCGGCATCGCGTGCGCGACCGGCGCGCTCGCGAGCTGGACCTGGTACGCGGTCGCGAACACGCGCTACCTGCAGCGTCACCACCATTTCGGCGGCAACGAGTGGTCGGTGCTGTGGGGTGTCGTGACGGGCCTGATCGGCGGCCTGTGCTGGCTCGCGATCCTCGCGCTGCCGGCCGGCACGGTCCAGGCGGCGGTTCCGGCATCGCGCTGGCAACTGTTCTGGCTGCTGAACCTCGTGCTCGCGATCGGCGCGTCGTGGCTCGGCAACGGACTGTGGAATGCGGCATCGAAACGGCTGCCGCTCACGCTGTCCGGCCAGCTGATCGTGTTCGAAACGGTGTTCGCGATGCTCTACGCATTCGTCTACGACCAGCGGATGCCGCGCGTGCTCGAGATCGCGGCGCTCGCGCTGCTGCTGGCGGGCGTCTACGGGTCGGTGCGCCGGCACGGCGACACGCACGCGGGCAGCGACACGCCCGGCCGCACGACCGCGAACGCGAACGCGAACATCACGGCCCACTGA